The following proteins come from a genomic window of Pseudomonas putida:
- a CDS encoding GNAT family N-acetyltransferase has translation MPDWTFQSPGRDAIDEVVAFVDSARRELFPMLAHSPLPKDLAHFEATYLDGDGHFLEARDRGTLIAVIGYLPYDHRFRQLDYHGKRVVEIVRLFVLPEYRRNGLAAALFQALREHAVRAGIECLYLHTHPFLAGAIRFWERQGFTVINVEDDPVWRTTHMEQLQAV, from the coding sequence ATGCCCGACTGGACCTTCCAATCACCCGGCCGTGACGCCATCGATGAAGTCGTTGCCTTCGTCGACAGTGCGCGACGCGAGCTGTTCCCCATGCTCGCCCATTCGCCTTTGCCCAAGGACCTGGCCCATTTCGAGGCGACCTACCTTGATGGCGACGGACACTTTCTGGAAGCCCGTGATCGTGGCACGTTGATCGCCGTCATTGGCTACCTGCCCTATGACCATCGCTTCCGCCAACTCGATTACCACGGCAAACGCGTCGTCGAAATCGTGCGCCTGTTCGTGCTCCCCGAATACCGCCGCAACGGCCTGGCCGCGGCACTGTTCCAGGCCTTGCGAGAGCACGCCGTCCGCGCAGGTATTGAATGTCTGTACCTGCACACCCATCCGTTTCTGGCAGGGGCGATCCGGTTCTGGGAGCGGCAGGGCTTCACGGTGATCAACGTAGAGGATGACCCGGTGTGGCGGACTACGCACATGGAACAGTTGCAGGCGGTTTAG
- a CDS encoding OprD family porin, giving the protein MNRLLLALPLLGLAPLALAESAQSQSNGLVEDSSWSILNRTVYDQRDYKHGGRNSAGRNAYKPRNERNGLAEEWAYGLMGTFQSGFTQGLIGVGIDAHAYLGVQLDSGGGRTGKARLLGVDNQGHPKNEYSRGGAALKLRVSNTVLSYGEQRVKTPVFSSSDSRLLPETATGFFLTSNEIDKVKLIAGHFNESTDRNASSHDQGFVVNYSNGRQGNSFDVAGAVWNPSAALGASLYTSRYEDTWNQHYLGSTLTHALDDRRSLSLDLNLYRTTDTGKALSGRIDNTTWSLVSRYSHGPHAFSLGWQQVDGNTPFDYVTRGAIYIANAVQMSDFNAPNEKSWQARYDLNMGAFGVPGLNLTALYVRGFDIDGTHVDPNGGYAYLGYGKGGKHWERDLEARYVVQSGKAKGTAFSLRHNVHRGDTAQAELDGNQIRLAVEWPLSGGL; this is encoded by the coding sequence ATGAACCGTTTGCTTCTTGCCCTGCCACTACTGGGCCTGGCGCCCTTGGCGCTGGCTGAATCCGCACAGTCGCAGAGCAACGGCTTGGTCGAAGACAGCAGCTGGAGCATCCTCAACCGCACGGTCTACGACCAGCGTGATTACAAGCATGGCGGGCGCAACAGTGCCGGCCGTAATGCCTACAAACCCCGCAACGAACGCAATGGCCTGGCCGAGGAATGGGCCTACGGTTTGATGGGTACATTCCAGTCCGGTTTTACCCAAGGCCTGATCGGTGTTGGCATCGATGCCCATGCCTACCTTGGTGTACAACTCGACAGCGGTGGGGGTCGAACCGGCAAGGCCCGCTTACTGGGTGTGGACAACCAGGGCCACCCCAAGAACGAATACAGCCGGGGCGGTGCGGCATTAAAGCTGCGCGTCTCCAACACCGTGCTGTCTTATGGCGAGCAGCGGGTGAAAACGCCGGTATTCAGCTCTTCCGACAGCCGCTTGCTACCCGAAACCGCCACCGGGTTCTTTCTTACCAGCAATGAAATCGACAAGGTCAAGCTGATTGCCGGCCACTTCAACGAAAGCACCGACCGCAACGCTTCAAGCCATGACCAGGGCTTCGTCGTGAATTACTCCAACGGTCGCCAGGGCAACAGCTTCGACGTTGCCGGTGCGGTGTGGAACCCCAGTGCTGCCTTGGGCGCCAGCCTGTACACCTCCCGCTATGAAGACACCTGGAACCAGCATTACCTGGGCAGCACCCTCACCCATGCGCTGGATGACCGGCGCAGCCTGAGCCTGGACCTCAACCTGTACCGCACCACCGACACCGGCAAAGCGCTGTCCGGGCGCATCGACAACACCACCTGGAGCCTGGTTTCGCGCTATAGCCATGGCCCACATGCTTTCAGCCTGGGCTGGCAGCAGGTGGATGGCAACACGCCGTTCGACTACGTGACCCGCGGCGCTATCTACATTGCCAACGCCGTGCAGATGTCTGACTTCAACGCACCCAACGAAAAGTCCTGGCAAGCGCGCTATGACCTGAACATGGGTGCTTTTGGGGTGCCGGGGTTGAACCTGACGGCACTGTATGTGCGCGGGTTCGATATCGATGGCACGCACGTGGACCCCAACGGCGGGTATGCGTACCTGGGCTATGGCAAGGGTGGCAAGCACTGGGAGAGAGACCTTGAGGCGCGGTATGTGGTGCAGAGTGGCAAGGCCAAGGGCACGGCGTTTTCATTGAGGCACAATGTGCACCGCGGGGATACGGCGCAGGCCGAACTGGACGGCAACCAGATCCGCCTGGCAGTGGAGTGGCCGCTGTCGGGCGGGCTCTGA
- a CDS encoding pseudoazurin, producing the protein MLLRTTVLLIANALLPFAALADVHEVKMLTRGAAGAMVYEPDHLRIAPGDTVRFVPTQSGHNAASLPGLLPAGAEAFKSKLNQPFEQSFTVPGVYGVQCIPHLAMGMVMLIQVGDTGLTELPADLPARARTRLAAQLQQLEAGQ; encoded by the coding sequence ATGCTGTTGCGCACTACCGTCCTGCTGATCGCCAACGCTCTGCTACCTTTCGCCGCGCTGGCCGACGTGCACGAAGTGAAGATGCTCACCCGCGGCGCGGCCGGTGCCATGGTCTATGAGCCCGACCACCTGCGTATTGCACCGGGTGATACGGTACGCTTCGTGCCGACCCAGAGCGGCCACAACGCGGCCAGCCTGCCCGGGTTGCTGCCGGCAGGTGCCGAGGCGTTCAAGAGCAAGCTGAACCAGCCCTTCGAGCAGTCCTTTACGGTGCCAGGGGTGTACGGAGTCCAGTGCATCCCACACCTGGCCATGGGTATGGTGATGCTGATCCAGGTGGGCGATACCGGCTTGACCGAATTGCCAGCGGATTTGCCTGCGCGGGCACGTACGCGCCTGGCAGCCCAACTGCAGCAGTTGGAGGCCGGCCAATGA